TGAACACTGGAACCACCACGATCAACACCTTCACCGCCGGTTTGGGAAGCCTGGAAGGAGATGCTACGACGCCGGCGACGCCGTTTAACCAAAACGTGCTCACCACCATCAACAACTTCTACCAGGTGCGCGCGAACTACCAGTTCCAGGTCACTGTGTCTATTACCGATGGCACGCTTCAAGGCGACGGTACCACGGGTGGCGGCAACATTTTGATGGCCAACGCGCAAACCGAGCTCAACGACAGCGGGACGTGGGCTGCTACAGTTCAGCAAACAACTCCTGGTGGTCTAGGGACGGTTCACAAGGGCGATGTGCGGTTCGATTTGGACTTTTCTGGGGCTACGCTCATTCCTCCTGCTGCCACGGCCACCTTCGGCGACGGGGTAGTGCAAACGCAGGTGGCGTTTTTCTGAACGTGGAACGGGAAAAAGGGGGGCCGCAGAGGCCCCCCTTTTTTGCTAAACTCTACGATGGTGCTCGCTCTTGTCCCCCTTTTGGCCCTGGCTGCCGGTGCACCGGTACGGGTGGAGCTTCCCCGGCAATTGGTGCTTGAGCCTCTTTCTGCCGTGGAGCTGGCTGGCTCTTCCGCGGTGCCGTGGGAGGGGCACGGCGCCCCTCCCTTGTGGCCGGTGAGTCGCCGGGTGCCGGGGGCGTTTCGCCTTTTCCTGCCCCCAGGGGTGGCGGTAGACTCACTGCGCGTGGAGGTTCAGGCTGAGGGCTTGCAGCCAGGGCGAAAGGAGGGTCAGGCCATTCCGGTTCAGGTCAACCTCCTACCCCTTCGCTTGGTGCAGGAAACACCTGAAGGCGCGGTGTGGGAGGGGGACCTTCTGGTGTTTTTGGACCCCGCCAGGGCGGAGGCGGGGGAGTTCCAGGGGAGCCTTACCGTAACCGTCACCCCGAGGTAACGATGGGGCGGGGGCCGGCTTTTCTACTGCCGCTTGTGCCCGGGTGTGCGCTGGCGGGGGCCATCGCCATTTCTCCACCCCGACTTGACATTACCCTGACGGGTACTCAAGCGGCGGAAGCCGTGAAGGTTGTTAACCTCGATACCAATCCAATTCGACTCAAGGTAAGCGTGGCGCACTGGCGTCTTGACGAGCACAACCGCGTGGAGGTAATCCCCCCTACGCCTCAGTCGGCGGACCAATGGCTGCTCATTACCCCGCTGGAGTTTGTGGTGGAACCGGGGAAGTTTCAGACGTTGCGCATTTTGGTTCGTCCCCGGGTTAAACCGGAGGTGGGCGAGCACCGGGCCATGATTTTCTTGGACGAACAGCCCCCGGACACCAAGGAGTTTGCCACCCGCAACCTGGCGCGAATTGGGGTGGGGGTGTACGTGTGGGTTCCGCCGGTGGAACGAAAGGCCATTTTTCACTGTGCCGATGCAGGTTATTTTCAAAAGCCCATGGCGCTTTTGGATTTGGAAAGCACCGGCAACGCTCATGTCCGTCCTGCTGTACAGTTTGTAGTGTGGCCGAAGGAGAAGTTTCCGGGCAAAGCGGGGACCGTTAAGGTACAGGAATCGCCTTCCTCGCCGGTGGTGGTCCCCGCAGGGGCGGTGGCGGCCGGCCTGGTGCCCGATATCCCGGTGCTCCCGGGAACCAGAAGGAAAATCGTTTTCCCTTTGGCCGAAAGCCTTCCCGCCGGAGAGTACTGGTTGGACCTTTCGGGCCAGGTGGACTCACTTCCTATTGCCGAAGTCGTTCCCTTCATCGTGCCTGAACTTCCCTCGGGAGATGCCCGTGATGGGGCCCATTAGTGGCAGATCGCGGGGATCTTCAAGACGCGGGTTAAAAATCGCTTCTTTTTGCCAGGTTGTCAGGACAACCGTGGCGCTGCTTTTGGGGTTAGGTGGAGCGCACGGTGGGGCTTTGGACTGGGATCAGGCGCTGCCCTCCCAGGCTTCCCTGGTGGTTCTGGTGACAGTGGGCGGGCGGGAGGTGGGAGCAACCGAGGTGCTGCGGTGGGAACAGGAGATGTGCCTCCGGCTGGCGGATTTTGCACAGTTTACCGGGGCCACCGTCGAGGCCATTGCCCTTGGCTACCGGATCAAGACCCCTTTGGGGGAAACCACCATCCCGCTGGATGAGATCCGCCAGGTGGAGGGTGAGCCTTACGTTTGCCAGGGGGTGCTGAAGGCAAGGCTCGGCACCGATGTGGCCTTTGAGCCTGCCACGGTGACGTTATCGCTTGATGTTCCGTGGTCCCTGCCCACAGCCGTTCGGATGGCCGCTCCTCTTGTACCGGAAATTCGCGCCCCAGCCTGGAGCCTGGGCACGGTTCACCTGGACGTGAGCGGAATTTCCGAGGGGAGGGGGTTTTCTTCCACCGGCAACGCGTGGGCCACCGGAAGGGCGTTGAACGGCGAATGGCGGATTTTGGGGGAGCGGGGGAACGATGGAGAAGCGAGGTTACGGGAGCTCCTCTGGGTGACCCGCAAGCCTCGGTGGTTTGCTTTTTTCGGCCGCAACTACGTGCAGCTTTCCCCGGTGCTTGCCGGCTTTGACCTGGTGGGTGCCGGGGTGGGTTGGAGCAACCGGCCGTTGCCGAGCCTGGGAGCTTGGAGCTCGCTTACCGGCTTTTCCACCTCGGCCACGCGCAACTTCCGCGGAACTGCGCCCCCGGGATCTTTTGTGAAGTTGCGCATCAACGGCGTGGTGGTGGCTTCCCAGCAGGTGGGCCTTTCCGGTCGCTTTGAGTTTTTGGATGTTCCCGTTACCGGCGGGCGAACCAGCGTGCCGGTGGAAATTGAAATTTACGATCGGCACAACCTCTTAGCACCCCTGGAGGTGCGCCGGCTGGCCACGCCCACCTCGTGGTGGCTTTTGCCACGAGGTTCGCTGGAGCTGGTCATGGGCGGGGGTATGGGAGGGCAACTGGGTCGCAGCTTGCTAGGGGACGACAGTAGCCTCCGTAAGGGTGCGGCCTATTCGGCCATCCGCTGGGGCCTGGGGGAAAACCTCACGGCGGAAGCCATGGTGCAAACCGTGGGTAACCGTTGGCAAGCGGGTGCAGGGCTCGCTTGGCAGGCCTTTCCCGAAGCCTTCACGGCGCTGACCTTAGCTCAAGCCGATGGGCAATGGGCCTGGAACTGGGAAGGCACGCTTCAGAAGAACGAGTGGGCCGTTCTGGCCCGTGCCTTTGAACAACCGCAAGCGTTTCGCCTGCAACCTGTTGGCAGCGTGCGGCGGGATTACTCCCTGGAGCTGCGCTACAACCCTGCTTCCTGGCTGGAGTTGGGGCTGTGGAGCCGGAAGCTGGACTTTGAGCCCGAGCACGTTCAGTGGGTTCGCCCCACGGCGGTGGTGTCGCTGGGGAGCGCGCTTTTCTTGCGCATTGCTCCCGACCAGTGGGGGGATTACGTCATCACCGCCACCTCGCAACCCCACCCCCGCCTGCGGCTGTCCGCAAGCTACTTCCACTCGCAGCTTTACGATGTGGGCTGGGATATGCCCACCTCCTGGCCCCTGGAGCTACGGGGCACCTGGGAGCGAGGGGGGGAGGGCAGTGACCGCCTCACATTGACCGTAGGGAACCGACCTGAGAGCTTTCGCCTGCCAAGGCTTCGCGTGGGGATTCAGACTTCCGGGGGCTTTTCAGCTGCATACGCTGAGGCGTCGGCGCCGGTGTGGTCGGGGCTTTGGTTTCGGGCCCAGTACATGGGCATTCCCTCCCGGGTGCTGGGGGGAGAAAAACCGAAGCCGCGACTTTTCCTTGCTCTTACCGCGGATTTTGGCTACGCCATGGGCAGGCTGGTGGCCGCAGACCAAACCACCCTGCGCCGGGAGCTGGGTGGTGTTGCGGGACGTTTGTTAGTAAGAGGAAAAGCGCCGGCTGTGAGCCTTGCGGGTGCCCGGGTGCAGGTCGTTGGCTTCGGTGGCACTGTGACTTCCGCCGATGGGAGCTTCTTTGTCGGGAACGTTCCGCCAGGGGTCTACGAGGTGGAGCTGGATCCCGAGCGGTTGCCCCTAGAGCTTGTTCCCGTGCAACGCCGGTTCGTGGTGGAAGTCGCTGCTGGCACCATCACCCGGGTGGATTTTCCCCTGCGGCAACTGTACGGTTTTGCCGGGCAGGTGCGCACCACCGACGGCGTTGGCGTTGCTGGGGCACGGGTGGTTCTCCTTTCCAGGGGCACCGAGGTAGCCTCCCAGGAGACCGACGCTTTCGGTTACTTCCGGTTCGACCAGCTGGAACCCGGCACGTACCTCCTCCAGGCCTGGCGCGGGGAGCAGAAGCTCGGCGAACGCCCTGTGCTCCTGGAGGGGTTCCTCTTTGACCAGGACATCGTGGCGAACCCCTGAGGAATAGGAGTTTCCGCTCTCTCCTCCGCCTCCCTGTGTCCGAAAATCGTTCATTCTTCAGCTTCCAAAGAGGCGCCAGCGCTTCACTGTTTTCCTGGCCCCTGAAGTATGTTTGAAAAACGGACACTATCACCCCGACGTTGAACGCCTGACCTATCGGTAACTTACTGCTGATCAACATGTTGTGATGTCTGTCCCGATGGCACGCTTTTCGCTTCTACCTCCAGCGGGAGGATGGGGCAATGGTAGGCTTTGGAAGGAAAGCGTTGGTGGCAGGAGTGCTGGCGGTAGCGGCGTGGGTGGGCGAGGTGTGGGCTGGACAGACCGCCATTGCCATCAAAATCCCCGTCACTCCTGAGCTGGTGGCGCTGTTTCAAAAGAAAAACGTAGCCACTACCACATCGGCGAGCGTATCCCCGGCACCGACGCTGGTGGTCACCTGGGATGGGGAGCGCTCTTCCGTTCAGGGCTTTACCGCGCAAGGGGAGCGAACCCGTCAATGGCGAAGCGTCGAACTGAACCGCGACGGCGAACTCCACACGGTGGTTAGCTTCTAACCGCAGCTTCTTTCATCACTATCGCCCGCTCAGCCGCTACCGTTGGCCCGCTGGAGCCCGGCGTGCCGGGCCGCCCACATGCTGCACGCCGGCCTGGGGGTTGTTGTCGCCGGGGGTGTTTTCCGAAAGCGGCAAAATCACACCAAAGATACCGCGCTCGCGAATAAACGTGGCCTGCACCAGGGTGAGCCATGGCGTTGCTAGGGCAGAGCCTCCGGTCCGGTAGGTCCTATCAACGCTCCCCAACCTATGAAACAGCAATTTCACGGTAGCGTGAGGGCAAGGCACGTTGAAGCGCACCAAACCCAGGGGGAAGTCGTAGTCCCGGTCGGGGACGGAAAGCGCCGTCTCTAAAAGGGTGGCTACCGATTGCAGTTGCCCGCAACCTTGCATAATTTCCACGGTTAAATACCCCTTGCCGGAAGCCAGTGGCAGCGTGGCCACGTGGGGTTGTTGGCTGTCCGGAATGCCATCGCCGTTGCCGTCCCCTGGGGCAAAGGGAGGCCTGCCGTCTCCACCGGGGTAACTGTTCTCGACCTCCCGGGCCACTCCATCGCCGTCATCTGCCACCGGCACCTCCACCTGCACCGCGTTGTTGGCAGCATTGGGGTCGGCAGCGGTGGAGCTGGCGCTGAAGGTGACGGTGCCGCCGGCGTTGTTGACCAAAGAAACGGTGCAGGTAACCCCTTGGCGCTCGGAAAGCCACCCCACCTCCCAGGTCCCATCGGAAAAGGTGCCGCCGCAGCTATCGCCGGCATAGCTCACACCGGAAGGCAACGTCAAGGTAACCGCGGTGCTTTCCGCCGGGGATGGACCGAAGTTCCCCAAATGCAGCGGCACATCAAAGGGGCCGCTTTCCGGAGGTGGGGAAGGCATACTCTGGCTGAGCTCCAAATCCGACATCGGACCTCCGGGGGGAAAGCGCGGGGAGAAAAAGCAAACGCCAAGCCCAGGGGCAAGGCCACCGGCGGCGTTGAAGTGGTAGCCCAGACCAACCTGGGCGTGGTGGTCCTGAAGGCCCACCGTGGCGGAACCGCCCCCGCTGGCGTCCACGCTTTGGTACTGGAGGGCCATTTGCCCGCTTTGGTGGTAAAGCACCAGCTCAAAGGAAAAACTCTCGCTGGCTCCAACCCGCCGCATGCCCTCCCAGCTCACCACCGTGCAGGGTTCTACCCCCAGACTTTCGGAAACCCGCGGGCAGGTGGGGAAGAAGCCTGTGACGACTTGGCCGGCAGGGCCTACCTCCAGGTCGTCGTGGTAGACGAAAACCCTTGCGGGTGTGGCAAACCGCGGGGAACCAGAAGCGAACTGAAAGGAAGGGACGGATCCTACCGGATCGTTGCTGAAGTCCCGCCCGTCCTCCTGCTCCAGCGCGCCGGCAAAACCCACATACCCGTTGGGTGAAACCACCACCGACGAGTAGGAGCGACCGTAAAACTCAAAGGGAGCAGAAAGGGGAACCACGGCACCGCCGTCGTCGAAAGCCTGGGGATCCCCGGGGGAAGCGTAAGGAGCGGCGAAAACCAGAGGCGAGCCGGAAACCACCACCCATTGGTAGCTGCAGTAAGAGGTGGTGGTGTCCTCCACCCGGTAGCCAAAGCTGTCCCGTTGCCCGTTGGGGGATCGCGCCCCCAGGGGAACTGCAATAGCCAGCAAGGCCAGCGAGAGGGCAAGCCTTTTCATAGCGCCTCCTAGTTCAGTTGAAACGCCAAACACCAACGCTGGAGGGTGCCGTTTTCCTTTTTGGCTTGGTCAGACACCCTCAAAGTCCAGTTTCCGCTGGCGTTTTGGCCGTCAAAGCTGGAAAGGGGGTTGTTGGGCACCAGGTAGCCGGAAAGGGCGGGAAGGTTCAGGCACTGAGTCTCGGCCGGCTGCGTAGCTTCATCGTCCAACACCGCGTCCACGTTGTCACCGTTGCACCCAGCCCCGGGGAGGCCCGGCCGGTCCACCAAGAGCACCGTGGTGCCGGCGGGGGAGGTGAGCTGCACCTGCAAATCCGAAACCCTGGTGTGGGTGATTTGCACCCACAGGTCCAAATCGGCCACGGTGCCGGTGAGTGCCGAGGCTATGGTGTCGGTAACGCCGTTGACGTTGTTATCGGGGATGGCGGTATCAGGTTGGGCGCAGAGGATGCGCCGATAGGCCCCGCTGGTGGTTACCTCAAAGACCTCCACATTCCCATCTGGATTGCCGCCGGTGAGGTTGCTTTGGGATTGCAGGGCAATGCGGCGAATATTCGCGCCGGCGGCGATGGTGGGCAAAAGCGGATCCGTGGCCGAAAAAACCGGGTTTCCGTTCCCTAGCGATGACATATAGAAAACCCGCGTTTCAAAGCTAAAGGTTGTGAAATCCAACCGCTCACCTACGGCCCAAACGCCAGCATCGTCCAGCTTCCCGGAAATGTAGGCCACGGTATTCGGCTCGTTGGAAACCTGGGTGATGGTGGCGGGGCTTTGCCATTTGAAGAGTTCATAACTACCGTCGGCGTTGCTCCCCGCAAAGTTGCCGTTGGAGGCAAACAGAACAGCGCTCCCGCTGCTGGCAATGCTGGGAACATCCTGAGCTACCGGATCGGCGGTGTTGGTAATTTGCAGGAAGCTGTTGGTTTGCCGGTCCCGCCGGAAAACCTCCGGGTTGCCATCGGCATTGGTGCCGCTGAGGTTGCAGGTGGAAATAAAAGCCACGTACCGGGACTGCTGTCGGGCCACCGCTGGCGCGTAGTTTTGGCATCCGCTGGTGCTGGTCCCGGCAAAGGAAGCCCCGTCCCACGCCACCAGCTCCACGTTCCCATCGGGGTTGGCAAAACCGGGCAGGGAACAGGTGGTGGTGAAGGCAATGACGTCGCCAGCTGCATCTCCGGCAATGCTGGGGGCACGGTTCTCACAGGGTGGGGAGGTGTTGGTGATTTGGGTGGTGGCCAGGGTTTGCCGGTCCACCCGAAAGATTTCCCAGTTGCCATCGGCGTTTTGGCCGGTGAGGTTGGCAGTGGAAGCAAAAGCAACGAAGCGGCCGTTGGCTGTGAGGGCAGGGTGGGAAAAGCTCCCCGAGGTGGCGCTGGTAAGCCTCTGGTAGCTCAAGCCATCGTGGACAAAGATCTGCTCTTGGGCGCCGGGGTTGTCGCCAGTGATGTTGCCCGACGAAACGAAAGCCATCACCGGCGGGCTGTCGGCAAGAGCAGGTTCGCGGCTATCCACAGGGGTGTACTGCAGGCTCCCACCTTTCCATTCGGTAACTGCACCGCTGGTAGAGGTGAGCTGGCTGGACGCCAGCGCACAGGTGGAAGGCACCTCCACCGCGTCCACCAAAAGCGCCGAATCGTAAAAGGCATCGCCTTGGTCCGCCACCCGAAACTGCAGGGTGTAGGTCCCGGGCAGGTCAACGGTGACGCAAACCTTGGTCCAAGCGGTGCGGCCATCGTCGACCACGGTGTTGGTGATGGGTCCACCAGAGGTGAAGGTGTACGAAACGCCATCGTAAGGACCAAAGTCAGACCATGGGGAGTTACCGGTCACGGGCTTGAGCACGCTCCCCCGCACGAGGGGAAATCCGGTACTTGCCGGGGTCGCTTCACGCCGTAGGGTAACATCAAAAAGATCGTCATATTGGGGGCCCCAGTTTTGCTCGCTGGTGAGAAACGCAAACGCAAAGGAGAGGCTCACCGGAGCCGTGGTCACGGTAAATGAGGTCGAAAGCGTTGCCAGATCGTCCTCGTTGCTCCCGCCGTACCCATCTAGAGACGTGAGCGCGCCACCCGTGCTTCCGGGACCAGTGGACAGCACCGCAAAGTACGTGCCCTCGTAGGGCGCGATGTTGGGAGTAACGCCGGTGGCGGCAATGACACCCACCCGGTTGGTGCCTCCGG
The genomic region above belongs to Thermoanaerobaculum aquaticum and contains:
- a CDS encoding carboxypeptidase-like regulatory domain-containing protein, with amino-acid sequence MALLLGLGGAHGGALDWDQALPSQASLVVLVTVGGREVGATEVLRWEQEMCLRLADFAQFTGATVEAIALGYRIKTPLGETTIPLDEIRQVEGEPYVCQGVLKARLGTDVAFEPATVTLSLDVPWSLPTAVRMAAPLVPEIRAPAWSLGTVHLDVSGISEGRGFSSTGNAWATGRALNGEWRILGERGNDGEARLRELLWVTRKPRWFAFFGRNYVQLSPVLAGFDLVGAGVGWSNRPLPSLGAWSSLTGFSTSATRNFRGTAPPGSFVKLRINGVVVASQQVGLSGRFEFLDVPVTGGRTSVPVEIEIYDRHNLLAPLEVRRLATPTSWWLLPRGSLELVMGGGMGGQLGRSLLGDDSSLRKGAAYSAIRWGLGENLTAEAMVQTVGNRWQAGAGLAWQAFPEAFTALTLAQADGQWAWNWEGTLQKNEWAVLARAFEQPQAFRLQPVGSVRRDYSLELRYNPASWLELGLWSRKLDFEPEHVQWVRPTAVVSLGSALFLRIAPDQWGDYVITATSQPHPRLRLSASYFHSQLYDVGWDMPTSWPLELRGTWERGGEGSDRLTLTVGNRPESFRLPRLRVGIQTSGGFSAAYAEASAPVWSGLWFRAQYMGIPSRVLGGEKPKPRLFLALTADFGYAMGRLVAADQTTLRRELGGVAGRLLVRGKAPAVSLAGARVQVVGFGGTVTSADGSFFVGNVPPGVYEVELDPERLPLELVPVQRRFVVEVAAGTITRVDFPLRQLYGFAGQVRTTDGVGVAGARVVLLSRGTEVASQETDAFGYFRFDQLEPGTYLLQAWRGEQKLGERPVLLEGFLFDQDIVANP
- a CDS encoding proprotein convertase P-domain-containing protein; the protein is MKRVLFFLTLACSASSWAQLITNGGFEAGNLTGWATGGTNRVGVIAATGVTPNIAPYEGTYFAVLSTGPGSTGGALTSLDGYGGSNEDDLATLSTSFTVTTAPVSLSFAFAFLTSEQNWGPQYDDLFDVTLRREATPASTGFPLVRGSVLKPVTGNSPWSDFGPYDGVSYTFTSGGPITNTVVDDGRTAWTKVCVTVDLPGTYTLQFRVADQGDAFYDSALLVDAVEVPSTCALASSQLTSTSGAVTEWKGGSLQYTPVDSREPALADSPPVMAFVSSGNITGDNPGAQEQIFVHDGLSYQRLTSATSGSFSHPALTANGRFVAFASTANLTGQNADGNWEIFRVDRQTLATTQITNTSPPCENRAPSIAGDAAGDVIAFTTTCSLPGFANPDGNVELVAWDGASFAGTSTSGCQNYAPAVARQQSRYVAFISTCNLSGTNADGNPEVFRRDRQTNSFLQITNTADPVAQDVPSIASSGSAVLFASNGNFAGSNADGSYELFKWQSPATITQVSNEPNTVAYISGKLDDAGVWAVGERLDFTTFSFETRVFYMSSLGNGNPVFSATDPLLPTIAAGANIRRIALQSQSNLTGGNPDGNVEVFEVTTSGAYRRILCAQPDTAIPDNNVNGVTDTIASALTGTVADLDLWVQITHTRVSDLQVQLTSPAGTTVLLVDRPGLPGAGCNGDNVDAVLDDEATQPAETQCLNLPALSGYLVPNNPLSSFDGQNASGNWTLRVSDQAKKENGTLQRWCLAFQLN
- a CDS encoding DUF11 domain-containing protein; the encoded protein is MKRLALSLALLAIAVPLGARSPNGQRDSFGYRVEDTTTSYCSYQWVVVSGSPLVFAAPYASPGDPQAFDDGGAVVPLSAPFEFYGRSYSSVVVSPNGYVGFAGALEQEDGRDFSNDPVGSVPSFQFASGSPRFATPARVFVYHDDLEVGPAGQVVTGFFPTCPRVSESLGVEPCTVVSWEGMRRVGASESFSFELVLYHQSGQMALQYQSVDASGGGSATVGLQDHHAQVGLGYHFNAAGGLAPGLGVCFFSPRFPPGGPMSDLELSQSMPSPPPESGPFDVPLHLGNFGPSPAESTAVTLTLPSGVSYAGDSCGGTFSDGTWEVGWLSERQGVTCTVSLVNNAGGTVTFSASSTAADPNAANNAVQVEVPVADDGDGVAREVENSYPGGDGRPPFAPGDGNGDGIPDSQQPHVATLPLASGKGYLTVEIMQGCGQLQSVATLLETALSVPDRDYDFPLGLVRFNVPCPHATVKLLFHRLGSVDRTYRTGGSALATPWLTLVQATFIRERGIFGVILPLSENTPGDNNPQAGVQHVGGPARRAPAGQR
- a CDS encoding fimbrial biogenesis chaperone; amino-acid sequence: MPGCALAGAIAISPPRLDITLTGTQAAEAVKVVNLDTNPIRLKVSVAHWRLDEHNRVEVIPPTPQSADQWLLITPLEFVVEPGKFQTLRILVRPRVKPEVGEHRAMIFLDEQPPDTKEFATRNLARIGVGVYVWVPPVERKAIFHCADAGYFQKPMALLDLESTGNAHVRPAVQFVVWPKEKFPGKAGTVKVQESPSSPVVVPAGAVAAGLVPDIPVLPGTRRKIVFPLAESLPAGEYWLDLSGQVDSLPIAEVVPFIVPELPSGDARDGAH